The Streptomyces sp. NBC_01244 genome contains a region encoding:
- a CDS encoding DUF5954 family protein has product MSSEVPPGREHLYMNVEHAEHPVAAAQEADASDAAQRYGHYIIRGPLFGIASQQVGGGHRWEVSTPVACGFPQDARDRLNSTLWFRAKDDTDERAVRRELLAAVARLETAAVDEVTAAGTRYRVVRCEEIVYTNGDGPEPPRPTDPEPAVRDWELGSREPEVDTGFVIDHIAAASVMEASERLALMGLHYRSPRYPAEVRADSRRALRTHAGTVLLPTAYRVLERTAAGWEPASAVLPSPHAARRALVHILTWLWPATHEMRGAELPEARRAGYERAAAEFRAAGNANAVRLDDGRELLVVRMRRLVRIGPDGPEGPRPSDEEENGEGPTRIHPALDEDGTITHEG; this is encoded by the coding sequence ATGAGCAGCGAGGTTCCCCCCGGGCGCGAGCACCTCTACATGAACGTCGAGCACGCGGAGCATCCGGTGGCCGCCGCGCAGGAGGCCGACGCCTCCGACGCCGCACAGCGGTACGGGCACTACATCATCCGGGGACCGCTCTTCGGGATCGCCTCCCAGCAGGTGGGGGGCGGGCACCGGTGGGAGGTGTCGACCCCGGTCGCGTGCGGTTTCCCGCAGGACGCCCGGGACCGGCTGAACTCCACCCTGTGGTTCCGGGCCAAGGACGACACGGACGAGCGGGCGGTCCGCCGGGAGCTCCTGGCCGCCGTGGCCCGGCTGGAGACGGCGGCGGTCGACGAGGTCACCGCGGCCGGCACCCGCTACCGCGTGGTGCGGTGCGAGGAGATCGTCTACACGAACGGGGACGGGCCGGAGCCGCCCCGGCCCACCGATCCGGAGCCGGCCGTGCGCGACTGGGAGCTGGGGTCCCGGGAGCCGGAGGTCGACACGGGCTTCGTGATCGACCACATCGCGGCGGCGAGCGTCATGGAGGCCTCCGAGCGGCTCGCGCTGATGGGCCTGCACTACCGCAGCCCGCGCTACCCGGCCGAGGTACGGGCCGACTCGCGGCGCGCGCTCCGGACACACGCCGGGACCGTGCTGCTGCCGACCGCCTACCGGGTACTGGAGCGCACCGCGGCGGGCTGGGAGCCCGCGTCCGCGGTACTGCCGAGCCCGCACGCGGCCCGCAGGGCGCTGGTGCACATCCTGACCTGGCTCTGGCCCGCCACCCACGAGATGCGGGGGGCCGAGCTGCCGGAGGCCCGGCGGGCGGGGTACGAGCGGGCGGCGGCGGAGTTCCGGGCCGCCGGGAACGCGAACGCGGTGCGCCTCGACGACGGCCGGGAGCTGCTGGTCGTCCGGATGCGCCGGCTGGTGCGGATCGGACCGGACGGGCCGGAGGGCCCGCGGCCGTCCGACGAGGAGGAGAACGGGGAGGGGCCGACCAGGATCCACCCCGCGTTGGACGAGGACGGCACGATCACGCACGAGGGCTGA
- a CDS encoding endonuclease I family protein: protein MRISRLTPWAAGLAAVSLILLPASASAGQQNEAAPTAASASAVDTYYAAAEGKTGAALKTALHNIIKTQSKVTYDGVWNALKVTDQDPANSNNVILVYSGRSQSKSTNGGGVNDWNREHVWAKSHGDFGTATGPGTDLHHLRPEDVTVNSTRGNKDFDLGGGPVSEAPGSLTDADSFEPRNAVKGDVARMLLYMAVRYDGGDGFADLEMNDKVNNGSAPLFGKISVLKQWNLQDPPDAFEQRRNQVIYDTYQHNRNPFIDHPEWVNSIW from the coding sequence ATGAGAATCTCGCGCCTTACTCCCTGGGCAGCCGGCCTCGCGGCCGTGTCCCTCATACTGCTCCCGGCCTCCGCCTCGGCGGGCCAGCAGAACGAGGCCGCCCCCACGGCGGCTTCGGCCTCCGCCGTCGACACCTACTACGCCGCCGCCGAGGGCAAGACCGGCGCCGCGCTCAAGACGGCGCTGCACAACATCATCAAGACCCAGTCCAAGGTGACGTACGACGGCGTGTGGAACGCCCTGAAGGTCACCGACCAGGACCCCGCGAACTCGAACAACGTCATCCTGGTCTACTCGGGCCGCTCACAGTCCAAGTCCACCAACGGCGGTGGCGTCAACGACTGGAACCGCGAGCACGTCTGGGCCAAGAGCCACGGCGACTTCGGCACCGCCACCGGCCCCGGGACCGACCTGCACCACCTCAGGCCCGAGGACGTCACCGTCAACAGCACCCGCGGGAACAAGGACTTCGACCTGGGCGGCGGCCCGGTCTCCGAGGCCCCGGGCAGCCTCACCGACGCCGACTCCTTCGAGCCGCGCAACGCGGTCAAGGGCGATGTCGCCCGCATGCTGCTCTACATGGCCGTGCGCTACGACGGCGGTGACGGTTTCGCCGACCTGGAGATGAACGACAAGGTCAACAACGGCAGCGCGCCCCTCTTCGGCAAGATCAGCGTCCTGAAGCAGTGGAACCTGCAGGACCCGCCGGACGCCTTCGAGCAGCGCCGCAACCAGGTCATCTACGACACCTACCAGCACAACCGGAACCCGTTCATCGACCACCCGGAGTGGGTCAACTCCATCTGGTAG
- a CDS encoding SMP-30/gluconolactonase/LRE family protein: MTGRIGRRGFLGAAAALGGAALVGTGAPLAQAREVPARQAVRPQRPDTVAIPAGFQPEGIAVSAHGTAYTGSLLDGSVYRFDLATGAGRIITRGEGPMSVGLKLDPYGRLLVAGGASGQIRVVDARDGRVLATHQAATGTAFVNDAVVGCGGAWFTDSFADVLYFLPLGRDLTGPGAAPRALRLGGEWDPVPPGGAYWGANGIERTPDGRALLVVQDTAEALFRVDPRTGAATRTVLDGGSVGNGDGLVVHGRTLYVVRNWAYAVDVFTLSGDGRRARFAKRITDPRFDEPTTAAVYGGRLYVVNARFDADWSDPATASTVVSCPL, translated from the coding sequence ATGACGGGGAGAATAGGACGGCGCGGGTTCCTCGGTGCGGCCGCGGCGCTGGGAGGCGCCGCGCTCGTCGGTACGGGGGCACCGCTCGCCCAGGCACGGGAAGTCCCGGCGCGGCAAGCGGTCCGGCCGCAGCGGCCCGACACGGTGGCGATCCCGGCGGGCTTCCAGCCCGAGGGGATCGCCGTCTCCGCGCACGGCACGGCCTACACGGGCTCGCTGCTCGACGGCTCGGTCTACCGCTTCGACCTCGCCACCGGCGCCGGGCGGATCATCACCCGGGGCGAGGGTCCCATGTCGGTGGGGCTCAAGCTCGACCCCTACGGCAGGCTGCTGGTCGCGGGCGGTGCCAGCGGGCAGATCCGGGTGGTCGACGCCCGGGACGGTCGAGTTCTGGCCACCCACCAGGCCGCGACCGGCACGGCCTTCGTCAACGACGCCGTCGTCGGCTGCGGCGGTGCCTGGTTCACCGATTCCTTCGCGGACGTCCTGTACTTCCTGCCGCTGGGCCGGGACCTGACCGGCCCCGGCGCGGCGCCCCGGGCCCTGCGGCTCGGCGGCGAGTGGGACCCGGTCCCGCCCGGCGGCGCGTACTGGGGGGCCAACGGGATCGAGCGGACCCCCGACGGCCGGGCCCTGCTCGTGGTGCAGGACACCGCCGAGGCGCTGTTCCGGGTGGACCCGCGCACCGGCGCCGCCACCCGGACCGTGCTCGACGGCGGCTCCGTGGGCAACGGCGACGGACTCGTGGTGCACGGGCGGACCCTGTACGTCGTACGCAACTGGGCTTATGCCGTGGACGTGTTCACCCTGAGCGGGGACGGCCGCCGGGCCCGCTTCGCCAAGCGGATCACCGACCCGCGCTTCGACGAGCCGACGACGGCCGCGGTGTACGGCGGCCGGCTCTACGTGGTCAACGCCCGCTTCGACGCCGACTGGTCGGACCCGGCCACCGCCTCGACGGTCGTCAGCTGCCCGTTGTGA
- a CDS encoding MerR family transcriptional regulator, translating into MRLAELSERSGVSTATIKYYLREGLLAPGERVSATTADYDDGHVRRLRLVRALIQVGGIPVAKAREVLAHVDDESLGRTIRIGAALWALPQGPEPEGGDPAVVAARREVDRLLEMLGWSTAREVGELSPVHRSLVSAVSTLIGLGYPWDAELMAPYAELMYQAAVHDLDFMESYPSEEEKVETAVAAVVLVQPVLKALHRLAQEEESARRYGLE; encoded by the coding sequence ATGCGGCTGGCGGAGTTGAGCGAGCGCAGTGGCGTCTCCACGGCGACCATCAAGTACTACCTGCGCGAAGGACTGTTGGCGCCGGGGGAGCGGGTCAGCGCGACGACCGCCGACTACGACGACGGGCACGTGCGGCGGCTGCGGCTGGTCCGCGCGCTGATCCAGGTCGGCGGGATTCCGGTGGCCAAGGCCCGGGAAGTGCTCGCGCACGTGGACGACGAGTCCCTGGGCCGCACGATCCGGATCGGCGCGGCGCTCTGGGCGCTGCCGCAGGGGCCCGAGCCGGAAGGCGGGGATCCGGCGGTGGTCGCCGCTCGGCGCGAGGTGGACCGGCTGCTGGAGATGCTGGGCTGGTCGACGGCCCGGGAAGTGGGGGAACTGTCTCCCGTCCACCGCTCGCTCGTATCGGCGGTCTCCACCCTCATCGGGCTCGGCTATCCGTGGGATGCCGAACTGATGGCCCCGTACGCCGAATTGATGTACCAGGCGGCCGTGCACGACCTCGACTTCATGGAGTCGTACCCCTCCGAGGAGGAGAAGGTCGAGACGGCGGTGGCCGCGGTCGTCCTCGTCCAGCCGGTACTGAAGGCCCTGCACCGGCTGGCGCAGGAGGAGGAGTCGGCGCGGCGGTACGGACTGGAGTGA
- a CDS encoding phosphatase PAP2 family protein encodes MTAHTTPVGAGTGPGARRRLIRELLLVVGLFAVYKCGRTLATGRTDEAFRNAARVWDAERALHLPGEGLVQRALLHSDALVHTANTYYAAVHFPATVLFLVWLYLRRPAHYLWTRRVLAVLTGAALVLHLAFPLAPPRLLGAADLIDTGQVYGPTVYGAAPAADTVANQFAAMPSLHFGWALMLALGMIAATSSRWRALWLLHPLVTLLVIVGTANHYWLDSLVAALLLGAALLLVPRPVGRSLIARRSVPGQRAVPVPVPVPVPAGAAAVEPMEPVGAVR; translated from the coding sequence ATGACCGCCCACACCACACCCGTCGGAGCCGGTACCGGGCCGGGCGCCCGCCGCCGCCTCATACGCGAGCTCCTGCTCGTCGTGGGTCTCTTCGCCGTGTACAAGTGCGGCCGTACGCTGGCCACCGGTCGCACGGACGAGGCCTTCCGCAACGCCGCCCGGGTCTGGGACGCCGAGCGCGCCCTGCACCTGCCCGGCGAAGGTCTGGTCCAGCGCGCGCTCCTGCACAGCGACGCCCTCGTGCACACCGCGAACACCTACTACGCGGCCGTGCACTTTCCCGCCACGGTGCTCTTTCTCGTCTGGCTCTACCTACGCCGCCCCGCGCACTACCTCTGGACCCGCCGGGTCCTGGCCGTCCTGACCGGCGCGGCCCTCGTCCTCCACCTGGCCTTCCCCCTCGCACCCCCGCGGCTGCTGGGCGCGGCCGACCTGATCGACACCGGCCAGGTCTACGGACCGACCGTCTACGGGGCCGCGCCCGCCGCCGACACCGTGGCCAATCAATTCGCCGCGATGCCCTCCCTGCACTTCGGCTGGGCGCTGATGCTGGCCCTGGGCATGATCGCCGCGACCTCCTCGCGATGGCGCGCCCTGTGGCTGCTGCACCCGCTGGTGACCCTGCTCGTGATCGTCGGCACGGCCAACCACTACTGGCTCGACTCCCTCGTCGCCGCGCTGCTCCTCGGGGCCGCCCTGCTGCTGGTCCCGCGCCCGGTCGGGCGTTCGCTGATCGCCCGGCGGAGCGTGCCGGGCCAGCGTGCGGTGCCGGTGCCGGTGCCGGTGCCGGTGCCGGCGGGCGCGGCGGCCGTGGAGCCAATGGAGCCCGTAGGAGCGGTCCGGTGA
- a CDS encoding glutamate ABC transporter substrate-binding protein gives MKVPKAGAIAAVIGLALTASACGGDDDQGTFSVGIKFDQPGVGMREPDGSFSGFDVDVATYIAKELGYPKDRIAFKQVLSNDRELLIEYNEVEIVAASYSINEKRKQKVDFAGPYFLAHQDLMVRADDPTITKAEDLNNANKRLCSVTGSTSAENVRKNLAPKASLLELGGYSECVVALKEGLVDAMTTDNSILAGYTARKGNEGKFRLIGLSLSSENYGIGMKKGNTELQVKINNAIRKMVEDGTWEAAVKKNFGPDYKYEAAPAITTGS, from the coding sequence ATGAAGGTTCCCAAGGCCGGCGCCATCGCCGCAGTGATCGGTCTCGCCCTGACCGCATCGGCGTGTGGCGGTGACGATGACCAGGGGACCTTCTCCGTCGGCATCAAGTTCGACCAGCCGGGCGTCGGGATGCGGGAGCCCGACGGCAGCTTCAGCGGCTTCGACGTGGACGTGGCGACGTACATCGCGAAGGAGCTCGGCTACCCGAAGGACCGGATCGCCTTCAAGCAGGTCCTCAGCAACGACCGCGAGCTCCTGATCGAGTACAACGAGGTCGAGATCGTGGCGGCCAGCTACTCGATCAACGAGAAGCGCAAGCAGAAGGTCGACTTCGCCGGGCCGTACTTCCTCGCGCACCAGGATCTGATGGTCCGCGCCGACGACCCGACCATCACCAAGGCCGAGGACCTCAACAACGCCAACAAGCGTCTGTGTTCGGTGACCGGCTCGACCTCGGCGGAGAACGTCAGGAAGAACCTGGCCCCCAAGGCGAGCCTCCTGGAGCTCGGTGGCTACTCCGAATGCGTCGTCGCCCTCAAGGAGGGCCTGGTCGATGCCATGACCACGGACAACTCCATCCTGGCCGGTTACACCGCCCGCAAGGGGAACGAGGGCAAGTTCCGGCTGATCGGGCTGAGCCTGAGCAGCGAGAACTACGGAATCGGCATGAAGAAGGGCAACACCGAGCTCCAGGTGAAGATCAACAACGCGATCCGCAAGATGGTCGAGGACGGCACCTGGGAAGCGGCCGTGAAGAAGAACTTCGGCCCGGACTACAAGTACGAGGCCGCGCCGGCCATCACAACGGGCAGCTGA
- a CDS encoding serine/threonine-protein kinase has protein sequence MDSSEAGRRLIDGRFELARPLGSGGMGTVWRARDIALDREVALKEVRPPDPATAAAQPGLVVQLRERAVREARALARLAHPNVVTIHHIVEPEPGSDGHPWIVMELVRGGSLADRLEGGPMPVADVLRLGIDLLSALRAAHAEGVLHRDVKPANVLLRPSGSAVLTDFGIAALHGATGLTSTGALIGSPEYIAPERARGAEGLAASDLWSLGMLLYVAAEGVHPLRRATSLATVVAVLDEPIPAPVRSGPLGPVLERLLVRDLAVRPDAEELEALLRGASSALGGAAPVVPPAALGSFGPATPAAGLAMGPGPTPAAAHTQPPAPFVPGAGNPYAFTVPVAFPPPPAPRRRRRPALLAGLLAVVLAAGVVGLVNWLPDGNTGGDAGKSGDTKSSGTPSASGPASTARGTAVALPPSPTPKASTPKPVTPPKGSLIDPANIRTAVEAFKQQAGTTTFVDMKVYDEYVLAAIPTAPGARTVDSWQYRGGVAKRTGPSGTVKPGEPLMDMAALDWDALPALMAESTKELGVDNPSFRYLNVSPWMNAPAIRPYMSDEYQQGGYVLAGTDFKIKKVYRS, from the coding sequence ATGGACAGCAGTGAGGCCGGCAGACGGTTGATCGACGGGCGCTTCGAACTCGCGCGGCCCCTCGGCAGTGGCGGAATGGGGACGGTGTGGCGCGCCCGCGACATCGCACTGGACCGGGAGGTCGCCCTCAAGGAGGTGCGGCCGCCGGACCCGGCGACCGCCGCCGCGCAGCCCGGGCTCGTCGTCCAACTGCGCGAACGCGCCGTCCGCGAGGCCCGGGCCCTCGCCCGGCTCGCCCACCCGAACGTGGTCACCATCCACCACATCGTGGAGCCCGAGCCCGGCTCCGACGGCCATCCGTGGATCGTGATGGAGCTGGTCCGGGGCGGCTCCCTCGCCGACCGGCTGGAGGGCGGGCCGATGCCGGTGGCGGACGTGCTGCGCCTCGGGATCGACCTGCTCTCCGCGCTGCGGGCCGCGCACGCGGAGGGGGTGCTGCACCGTGACGTGAAACCGGCCAACGTGCTCCTGCGGCCGAGCGGCTCCGCGGTGCTCACCGACTTCGGGATCGCCGCCCTGCACGGCGCGACCGGGCTGACCTCGACCGGAGCGCTGATCGGTTCGCCGGAGTACATAGCGCCCGAGCGGGCGCGCGGCGCGGAGGGGCTGGCCGCCTCCGACCTGTGGTCGCTGGGGATGCTGCTGTACGTGGCCGCGGAGGGGGTGCACCCGCTGCGCCGGGCCACCAGCCTGGCCACCGTGGTCGCGGTGCTCGACGAGCCGATCCCCGCGCCGGTCCGCTCCGGCCCGCTGGGCCCCGTACTGGAACGGCTGCTGGTACGGGACCTGGCCGTGCGGCCCGACGCAGAGGAACTGGAAGCGCTGCTCCGCGGTGCGAGCAGTGCTCTCGGCGGCGCCGCCCCGGTGGTACCGCCCGCCGCCCTCGGGAGCTTCGGGCCGGCGACCCCGGCCGCCGGTCTCGCCATGGGCCCCGGGCCGACCCCTGCGGCGGCGCACACCCAGCCGCCGGCGCCGTTCGTTCCGGGTGCGGGCAACCCGTACGCGTTCACCGTCCCCGTGGCCTTCCCGCCGCCGCCCGCGCCGCGCAGGCGCCGCCGGCCCGCCCTGCTCGCCGGACTCCTCGCGGTGGTCCTGGCCGCCGGGGTCGTAGGCCTCGTCAACTGGCTGCCCGACGGGAACACGGGCGGCGACGCGGGCAAGAGCGGCGACACCAAGTCCTCGGGCACCCCGTCCGCTTCCGGACCCGCCTCCACCGCCCGGGGCACCGCCGTGGCCCTGCCCCCCAGCCCCACTCCGAAGGCGAGCACGCCGAAGCCGGTCACCCCGCCCAAGGGCAGCCTGATCGACCCGGCCAACATCCGTACCGCCGTCGAGGCGTTCAAGCAGCAGGCGGGCACCACCACCTTCGTCGACATGAAGGTCTACGACGAGTACGTGCTCGCCGCCATCCCCACCGCGCCCGGAGCCAGGACGGTCGACTCCTGGCAGTACCGCGGCGGCGTCGCCAAACGCACCGGTCCGTCCGGCACGGTGAAGCCCGGCGAGCCGCTCATGGACATGGCGGCGCTCGACTGGGACGCCCTGCCTGCCCTGATGGCCGAATCGACGAAGGAGCTCGGCGTCGACAACCCGAGCTTCCGCTACCTCAACGTCTCGCCCTGGATGAACGCCCCCGCGATCCGCCCCTACATGAGCGACGAGTACCAGCAGGGCGGCTACGTCCTCGCCGGCACCGACTTCAAGATCAAGAAGGTCTACCGGAGCTGA
- a CDS encoding DJ-1/PfpI family protein, producing the protein MAPKILIVTGDAAESLEVLYPYQRLLEEGYEVHIAAPAVKKLRFVVHDFEDGFDTYTEKPGYTWPADIAFADVDPGEYAALVVPGGRAPEYLRNDPEVRRILAAFAGSDKPIAQICHGPLITAAAGALDGRRVTAYPALELDMKAAGAEFEDSEAVVDGTLVSARAWPDHSAWMREFLTVLRVKAPVSEG; encoded by the coding sequence ATGGCACCGAAGATCCTCATCGTGACCGGCGACGCGGCGGAATCTCTGGAAGTCCTCTACCCCTACCAGCGCCTGCTCGAGGAGGGGTACGAGGTCCACATCGCGGCGCCGGCGGTGAAGAAGCTGCGGTTCGTCGTACACGACTTCGAGGACGGCTTCGACACCTACACCGAGAAGCCCGGCTACACCTGGCCCGCGGACATCGCCTTCGCCGACGTGGACCCGGGGGAGTACGCGGCGCTGGTCGTACCCGGCGGACGCGCCCCGGAGTACCTGCGCAACGACCCCGAGGTGCGGCGGATCCTGGCGGCCTTCGCCGGTTCCGACAAGCCGATCGCGCAGATCTGCCACGGCCCCCTGATCACCGCCGCGGCCGGCGCGCTCGACGGCCGCCGGGTCACGGCCTATCCGGCCCTGGAACTGGACATGAAGGCGGCCGGCGCCGAGTTCGAGGACTCCGAAGCCGTGGTCGACGGCACGCTGGTCTCGGCCCGGGCCTGGCCCGACCACTCCGCCTGGATGCGGGAGTTCCTGACCGTCCTGCGCGTCAAGGCCCCGGTTTCCGAAGGGTGA
- a CDS encoding TerD family protein codes for MSGVRKGLAKVEIALRWDPSPAGAPVHDLDLLAAVYATADPYGEPVHLVHFGSRSPDGTITLNRDSRTGLGLGFDEVMTLELNRIAEELIRVVVGVVIQRPGGGPALTFTDVAGKGLRIREGYTDLAVDDLSGFGAASAVTVAEFTRDAAGVWSVDPALRGFDADPEEFARAMGAARS; via the coding sequence GTGAGCGGAGTACGCAAGGGCCTGGCCAAGGTGGAGATCGCGCTGCGGTGGGATCCCAGCCCGGCGGGAGCGCCCGTCCATGACCTCGACCTGCTGGCCGCGGTGTACGCCACCGCGGACCCGTACGGGGAGCCCGTCCACCTGGTGCACTTCGGCAGCCGTTCACCGGACGGCACCATCACGCTGAACCGGGACAGCAGGACCGGGCTGGGGCTGGGCTTCGACGAGGTGATGACCCTCGAACTGAACCGGATCGCGGAGGAGTTGATCCGGGTCGTGGTGGGGGTGGTCATCCAGCGGCCGGGCGGCGGCCCGGCGCTGACCTTCACCGACGTCGCGGGAAAGGGACTGCGCATCCGGGAGGGCTACACCGATCTCGCCGTGGACGACCTCTCGGGCTTCGGCGCGGCGAGCGCGGTCACGGTGGCCGAGTTCACCCGGGACGCCGCGGGGGTCTGGTCGGTGGATCCGGCCCTGCGGGGCTTCGACGCCGACCCCGAGGAGTTCGCGCGGGCGATGGGCGCGGCCCGGAGCTGA
- a CDS encoding LysM peptidoglycan-binding domain-containing protein: MPAQGKHRRPKQHHALTRKLALAGTGSAALALPLISATTAGAAEATIAPTTYSVVSGDTLSKIAAEHSIGGGWQKLYEANKGIVGADPSAIRPGLKLNLTTVGAPAAAPAAAQAVKATTGYANNLDGWIRESLDVLARHGIPGSYEGIHRNVMRESSGNPMAINNWDSNAAAGIPSKGLLQVIDPTFKAYHVPGTSLDSYDPVANITAACNYAAARYGSIDNVNGPY, from the coding sequence ATGCCCGCACAGGGAAAGCACCGCCGGCCGAAGCAGCACCACGCACTCACCCGCAAGCTGGCCCTCGCCGGTACGGGCAGTGCGGCGCTGGCCCTCCCGCTGATCAGCGCGACCACGGCCGGAGCGGCCGAGGCGACCATCGCCCCCACGACGTACTCCGTGGTCAGCGGCGACACCCTGAGCAAGATCGCGGCCGAGCACTCCATCGGCGGCGGCTGGCAGAAGCTCTACGAGGCCAACAAGGGCATCGTCGGCGCCGACCCCTCGGCCATCCGCCCGGGCCTGAAGCTGAACCTCACCACGGTCGGCGCGCCGGCCGCCGCGCCGGCCGCGGCCCAGGCCGTCAAGGCCACCACCGGCTACGCGAACAACCTCGACGGCTGGATCCGGGAGTCGCTCGACGTCCTGGCCCGGCACGGAATTCCCGGAAGCTACGAAGGAATTCACCGCAACGTCATGCGCGAATCCTCGGGGAATCCGATGGCCATCAACAACTGGGACTCCAACGCGGCGGCCGGCATCCCCTCCAAGGGGCTCCTCCAGGTCATCGACCCGACCTTCAAGGCCTATCACGTACCCGGCACTTCGCTGGACTCCTACGACCCGGTCGCCAACATCACGGCCGCCTGCAATTACGCGGCGGCCCGCTACGGTTCGATCGACAACGTCAACGGCCCGTACTGA
- a CDS encoding TetR/AcrR family transcriptional regulator, which yields MTSPTPEAAPAPARRSKITPEREQQLYDAVLDQLREDGYEALTMEKIAARATCGKSTLYRQWKTKPQLVAAALRADRRGTLAAVDTGNLAGDLREAARLAACTSGRDTRLMQALGHAVLSDEELKAALREALVEPELAAFDSIVARAVARGELAPGHPAVEFLPAQLMGVLRIRPVLEGRYADAEYLVRFVDACLLPVLGTAPPEAVRAPRSQAP from the coding sequence ATGACGTCGCCGACGCCGGAAGCCGCCCCGGCCCCCGCGCGCCGCTCCAAAATCACACCGGAGCGGGAGCAGCAGCTCTACGACGCCGTCCTGGACCAGCTGCGCGAGGACGGCTACGAGGCACTGACCATGGAGAAGATCGCCGCCCGGGCCACCTGTGGGAAGTCCACGCTCTACCGGCAGTGGAAGACCAAACCGCAGCTCGTCGCCGCCGCCCTGCGTGCGGACCGGCGCGGAACCCTGGCGGCGGTGGACACCGGAAACCTGGCGGGCGACCTGCGCGAGGCGGCTCGGCTCGCCGCCTGCACCTCGGGGCGCGACACCCGGCTGATGCAGGCCCTCGGGCACGCGGTGCTGAGCGACGAGGAGCTGAAGGCGGCCCTGCGCGAGGCTCTGGTGGAGCCGGAGCTGGCGGCGTTCGACTCGATCGTGGCGCGGGCCGTGGCGCGGGGCGAGCTCGCCCCCGGGCACCCGGCCGTGGAGTTCCTGCCCGCGCAGCTGATGGGCGTGCTGCGCATCCGGCCCGTGCTGGAGGGGCGCTACGCCGACGCCGAGTACCTCGTACGGTTCGTCGACGCCTGCCTGCTGCCGGTGCTGGGCACGGCCCCGCCGGAAGCGGTACGGGCCCCCCGCAGCCAGGCCCCCTGA
- a CDS encoding GNAT family N-acetyltransferase yields MNDDDTDTDTALPSPEGHEISTDPDRLDRELIHRWLSGDAYWALGRSREKQEAAIEGSLNYGVYDSVSGVQVAYARVITDRATFAWLCDVYVDRGVRGKGLGTALAGAVRDHLAPYGLRRILLATADAHEVYGTVGFEPLAAPEKWMALGEQ; encoded by the coding sequence ATGAACGACGACGACACCGACACCGACACCGCGCTGCCCTCGCCCGAGGGGCATGAGATTTCCACCGACCCCGACCGCCTCGACCGGGAGCTGATCCACCGGTGGCTGTCCGGGGACGCCTACTGGGCCCTCGGGCGGAGCCGGGAGAAGCAGGAAGCCGCCATCGAGGGCTCGCTCAACTACGGGGTCTACGACTCCGTGTCCGGCGTCCAGGTGGCCTACGCGCGCGTCATCACCGACCGTGCCACCTTCGCCTGGCTCTGCGACGTGTACGTGGACCGGGGCGTACGGGGCAAGGGGCTCGGCACCGCCCTGGCGGGGGCGGTACGGGACCACCTCGCCCCGTACGGGCTGCGCAGGATCCTGCTGGCGACCGCGGACGCCCACGAGGTGTACGGGACGGTCGGGTTCGAGCCGCTCGCGGCCCCGGAGAAGTGGATGGCCCTCGGCGAGCAGTAG
- a CDS encoding GlsB/YeaQ/YmgE family stress response membrane protein gives MGIIGWIILGLLAGGIAKVLLPGRDPGGLIGTTLIGIAGAFTGGWLSAKFLDRSIQNDFFDLATWGSAIAGSLVLLVAYRLIFGNSRN, from the coding sequence ATGGGCATCATCGGCTGGATCATCCTCGGACTGCTGGCGGGCGGGATCGCCAAGGTCCTGCTGCCCGGCCGTGACCCGGGCGGCCTGATCGGCACCACCCTCATCGGCATCGCCGGTGCCTTCACCGGCGGCTGGCTCTCGGCGAAGTTCCTGGACCGGTCGATCCAGAACGACTTCTTCGACCTCGCGACCTGGGGCTCCGCCATCGCGGGCTCCCTGGTCCTCCTCGTCGCCTACCGCCTCATCTTCGGCAACTCCCGCAACTGA